Sequence from the Deltaproteobacteria bacterium genome:
ACAGATCTACGTGCCCGGGCGGGTGTGGAGCCCGCGCCTGTAGGCAGGCGGGGTGCTTCATGTACGTGACCTTTCTCGAATGCTCGCGTTGCGGAACGCGGCATGAACGCCGGCAGCTTCACAACCTCTGCCGCGAATGCGCCAAGCCGCTGCTGGTGCGTTACGACCTGGCGCGGGCGGGCGGGACCCTGACGCGCGAGAGCCTGCGGAAGCGGGTGGCGAGTCTGTGGCGCTACCGCGAGGTGCTGCCGGTCATGGACGACGCGGCGGTCACCACGCTGGGGGAGGGGTGGACGCCGCTGGCCCATGCCCGCCGGCTCGGTGAGCGGCTGGGCATGAGCCGGCTCCATCTCAAGGACGAGTCCTCGAACCCCACCGGATCCTTCAAGGCGCGCGGCATGACCGCGGCGGTGTCCATGGCCCTGGAACTGGGGGCGGAGCGCCTGGCGGTGCCGTCGGCGGGGAATGCCGCCGGGGCGCTGGCGGCGTACGCAGCCAAGGCGGGCTTGGCGGCGCACATCTATATGCCGCGGGACGCGCCGCCCGTGAACATCGTGGAGTGCCGGCAGTACGGCGCCGACGTGGTCCTGGTGGACGGCTTCATCAACGACTGCGGGCGCATCATCGGGGAGAAGAAGGAGCGCGAGGGCTGGTTCGACGTGTCGACCCTGAAGGAGCCCTACCGGATCGAGGGCAAGACGACAATGGGCTACGAGCTGGCAGAGCAGATGGACTGGACGCTGCCGGACGTGCTGCTGTACCCTACGGGCGGCGGCACCGGCCTCATCGGCATGTGGAAGGCCTTCGACGAAATGGAAGAGCTGGGCTGGATCGACTCGCGGCGCCCGCGCATGGTCTCGATCCAGGCCGAGGGGTGCGCGCCCATCGTCGAGGCGTTCGAGGCCGGCGCGGACGCGGCGGAGGCGGTGACCCAGCCGGCCACCGTGGCCGCGGGCCTGCGCGTGCCCG
This genomic interval carries:
- a CDS encoding threonine synthase, yielding MYVTFLECSRCGTRHERRQLHNLCRECAKPLLVRYDLARAGGTLTRESLRKRVASLWRYREVLPVMDDAAVTTLGEGWTPLAHARRLGERLGMSRLHLKDESSNPTGSFKARGMTAAVSMALELGAERLAVPSAGNAAGALAAYAAKAGLAAHIYMPRDAPPVNIVECRQYGADVVLVDGFINDCGRIIGEKKEREGWFDVSTLKEPYRIEGKTTMGYELAEQMDWTLPDVLLYPTGGGTGLIGMWKAFDEMEELGWIDSRRPRMVSIQAEGCAPIVEAFEAGADAAEAVTQPATVAAGLRVPVAIGDFMILRIVRESGGCAVSVSDAEILEDVREIGATEGIFVAPESAACLAALRRLLEQGTVGRDERVVLMITGSGLKYPHLWSEPS